A part of Helicobacter himalayensis genomic DNA contains:
- a CDS encoding NADH-quinone oxidoreductase subunit C, whose amino-acid sequence MIKNNFDSQNKQKSAYYTNRFDVAQSLPHEELRQKELLKELGGLVKDSYNEAGLDTLWVDSQDILELFTRLKNLGFEVLTEMSAIDFLASRGEFELFYLTLRYENNGRKISRLKIKTTLKSGASIDSLFNLYRSADWAERECYDMFGIVFNGHKDLRRILMPEDWVGYPLQKSYPLKGDENAAWYEVDRIFGRQYREIIGAEQRDSARIDRGDTLNFEQIGLESSAQGIQTISDLQNENLHRFPYQESSRPLFLKNFSKTPKHLDKRR is encoded by the coding sequence ATGATAAAAAACAACTTTGATTCTCAAAACAAGCAAAAAAGCGCGTATTACACCAACCGCTTTGATGTCGCTCAAAGCTTGCCACACGAGGAATTGCGCCAAAAGGAATTGCTAAAAGAGCTAGGTGGGCTTGTAAAAGATTCTTATAATGAAGCGGGGCTTGATACTTTGTGGGTGGATTCCCAAGATATTTTAGAGCTTTTTACGCGGTTAAAAAATCTTGGCTTTGAAGTGCTTACAGAAATGAGTGCTATCGACTTTTTGGCTTCACGTGGGGAGTTTGAGCTATTTTATCTTACATTGCGTTATGAAAATAATGGGCGTAAAATCTCACGCTTGAAAATTAAAACAACGCTTAAAAGTGGTGCAAGCATAGATTCGCTTTTTAACCTATATCGTAGCGCAGATTGGGCGGAACGCGAGTGCTATGATATGTTTGGGATTGTTTTTAATGGACATAAGGATTTGCGTAGAATCTTAATGCCAGAGGATTGGGTGGGTTACCCATTGCAAAAATCCTATCCGCTCAAAGGCGATGAAAATGCCGCGTGGTATGAAGTGGATAGAATCTTTGGCAGGCAATATCGCGAGATTATCGGGGCAGAACAGAGAGATAGCGCGCGCATTGATAGGGGCGATACGCTCAATTTCGAGCAAATTGGCTTAGAATCTAGCGCGCAAGGCATTCAAACAATAAGCGATTTGCAAAATGAGAATCTACATAGATTCCCATATCAAGAATCTTCCCGCCCGCTATTTTTGAAAAATTTCTCTAAGACACCAAAACATTTGGATAAAAGGCGTTAA
- a CDS encoding TonB-dependent receptor domain-containing protein: MPQNKNAILAIGLSLLLSPLIAEENQYSESDKIKQTVRLQKAVVTAASGSEKNVVDAPASVTIIGKEELESKPYRDLGEALKEVPGVSLEGTSNKLGQSAISIRGMPAGYTLFLIDGLRQNPSGDVATANLGVGVYNSFLPPLSAIERIEVIRGPMSTLYGSDAIGGVVNVITKPISKEWSGSVQSQVIVPESKTFGNSYQNSLYITGPLAEKLGLTIRARQITREASERPTNDRGQPVNSFFGTQYVSYNVGARLSYLPNEKNQIYADIDYTKSTYDNQTGQIGTLNVDTSGRGGYEPWVGMNKFMGALVHKGEYDFGTWKTSLQYFNTQNTGRLVAGKTDSPNLGKNRNIASNDIIFDSRMLLPLGDSNLLNLGVEYRNESYHDLAATPARHYRNTFALFAEDEWRIFSPLSFTFGARYNYNDKFGSNISPRAYLVYEIMDNWSIKGGVATGYKAPYANQLIDAVYGYGSQGTLAFLGNPDLKAESSISYEIGTVYDGDFFDFSFTLFRSNFKDKIESRSVAKTNGQANFSQTCNTYGGTNNNCRLAYNADSAYSQGIEATFGIKPLYGVGFDVSYTYIDSEITSGANKGNPLTTTAKNSVIGKLSYSYKDFGAYLQAQFKQGIVNTSAIGNDATAQSLRNLFGGIYYKPSTILNLGLSYKLTKNIRLNGGIYNLLNTNFADFRTYMNNSNISSVNYYGPVIQEGRRYWLTIALDF, from the coding sequence ATGCCGCAAAATAAAAATGCAATTCTTGCAATAGGGCTAAGCCTCCTGCTTTCACCACTTATTGCTGAAGAAAATCAATACTCAGAATCTGATAAAATCAAGCAAACTGTGCGCTTACAAAAAGCAGTAGTTACCGCAGCTTCTGGAAGTGAAAAGAATGTCGTTGATGCGCCAGCAAGCGTTACGATTATTGGCAAAGAGGAATTAGAATCTAAGCCTTATCGTGATTTAGGCGAGGCACTCAAAGAAGTGCCGGGGGTAAGCTTGGAAGGTACAAGCAATAAGCTTGGGCAAAGTGCCATCAGCATTCGTGGTATGCCCGCTGGCTACACACTTTTCCTAATTGATGGCTTGAGGCAAAATCCTAGCGGTGATGTCGCTACTGCAAATCTTGGCGTGGGCGTGTATAACTCATTTTTGCCACCTTTGAGCGCGATTGAACGCATTGAGGTTATTCGAGGTCCTATGAGCACTCTGTATGGGAGTGATGCGATTGGCGGGGTAGTAAATGTTATCACAAAACCCATTTCTAAAGAATGGAGCGGAAGCGTGCAAAGCCAAGTTATCGTCCCTGAATCTAAGACTTTTGGGAATAGTTATCAAAACTCACTTTATATCACAGGTCCATTAGCAGAAAAACTAGGGCTTACTATTAGAGCGCGTCAAATCACACGCGAAGCAAGCGAACGACCAACTAATGATAGAGGGCAACCTGTAAATAGCTTTTTTGGCACACAATATGTTTCCTACAATGTCGGTGCGCGCCTTTCCTATCTACCAAATGAAAAAAATCAAATCTATGCAGATATTGACTATACAAAATCCACTTACGACAATCAAACAGGACAAATCGGCACACTTAACGTTGATACAAGTGGTAGAGGTGGATATGAACCTTGGGTGGGAATGAATAAGTTTATGGGCGCGCTTGTGCATAAGGGTGAGTATGACTTTGGGACATGGAAAACAAGCTTGCAATATTTCAATACGCAAAACACTGGACGCCTTGTCGCTGGAAAAACCGATTCGCCAAATCTAGGCAAAAATCGCAATATTGCTTCAAATGATATTATTTTTGATTCTCGTATGCTCTTGCCATTAGGAGATAGCAATCTTTTAAATCTTGGCGTAGAATACCGCAATGAAAGCTATCATGACTTAGCCGCAACTCCTGCAAGACATTATCGCAATACCTTTGCGCTTTTTGCAGAAGATGAGTGGAGGATTTTCTCACCACTTAGCTTCACTTTTGGCGCGCGCTACAATTATAATGATAAATTTGGCTCAAATATCAGTCCGCGCGCGTATTTAGTATATGAAATAATGGATAATTGGAGTATTAAAGGAGGAGTCGCCACAGGCTATAAAGCACCTTATGCGAACCAACTTATTGACGCGGTCTATGGCTATGGTTCTCAAGGCACACTCGCATTTTTAGGGAATCCAGACCTAAAAGCAGAAAGCTCGATAAGCTATGAAATTGGCACAGTGTATGATGGGGATTTCTTTGATTTTTCTTTCACGCTTTTCCGCTCAAACTTCAAAGACAAAATAGAATCTAGAAGTGTTGCTAAGACAAATGGGCAAGCAAATTTTAGCCAAACTTGCAACACCTATGGAGGAACAAACAACAATTGCAGACTTGCCTACAACGCAGATTCTGCATATTCTCAAGGGATTGAAGCAACCTTTGGGATAAAGCCACTCTATGGCGTGGGCTTTGATGTAAGCTATACTTATATAGATTCTGAAATCACTTCAGGCGCAAATAAGGGCAATCCACTTACAACCACCGCAAAAAATAGCGTTATAGGCAAACTAAGTTATTCTTATAAAGATTTTGGCGCGTATTTGCAGGCGCAGTTCAAACAAGGCATTGTCAATACTAGCGCGATTGGCAATGATGCAACAGCACAAAGTTTGCGAAACCTTTTTGGTGGAATCTACTACAAACCCTCCACAATCCTTAATCTCGGACTTTCTTATAAGCTCACAAAAAATATCCGCTTAAATGGAGGAATCTACAATTTGCTTAATACAAATTTTGCAGATTTTAGGACTTACATGAACAACTCGAACATTTCAAGTGTGAATTATTATGGTCCTGTGATACAAGAAGGACGCAGATATTGGCTTACTATTGCACTTGATTTTTAA
- a CDS encoding NuoB/complex I 20 kDa subunit family protein → MAEHKINYLQNSGLPLVLTTVDKILNWGRSNSLWGMTYGLACCAIEMMAAGGARYDLDRFGTIFRASPRQSDLMIIAGTVTKKHAEFVRRLYDQMPEPRWVISMGSCANTGGMFNTYATVQGVDRIIPVDIYLPGCAPRPETLQYAVLLLQQYIRSKPAYARKVSRIV, encoded by the coding sequence ATGGCAGAACACAAAATAAATTATTTGCAAAATAGTGGCTTACCACTTGTGCTCACCACGGTGGATAAGATTCTCAATTGGGGGCGGAGCAACTCGTTGTGGGGTATGACTTATGGTTTGGCGTGCTGTGCGATTGAGATGATGGCAGCAGGTGGTGCGAGATATGATTTGGATAGATTTGGGACGATTTTTCGCGCCTCACCGCGGCAGAGTGATTTGATGATTATCGCAGGCACGGTTACTAAAAAGCACGCGGAATTTGTGCGCCGACTTTATGACCAAATGCCAGAACCTAGGTGGGTTATTTCTATGGGGAGCTGTGCGAACACCGGCGGTATGTTTAATACCTATGCAACCGTGCAGGGAGTGGATAGGATTATCCCCGTAGATATTTACCTGCCCGGCTGTGCGCCGCGTCCAGAGACATTGCAATATGCCGTTTTGCTTTTGCAGCAATATATCCGCTCAAAGCCAGCCTACGCGCGCAAAGTCTCACGCATAGTGTGA
- a CDS encoding NAD(P)H-quinone oxidoreductase subunit 3: MTHSTFAYPYLGVLLLLIVAVVAFSGTLYLQRIISRALAKKDREKLKLSPYESGVLPNMQKNTISAHFFLLALLFILFDIEVIFMIPWAIDFKLFKSLGLGGFIAFEMLSFVALLVLGFVYAWKKGALKWQNTK, encoded by the coding sequence ATGACTCATTCAACCTTTGCTTATCCATATCTTGGGGTGTTGCTGTTACTGATTGTAGCTGTTGTGGCGTTTAGCGGGACGTTGTATTTACAGAGGATTATTTCGCGCGCACTTGCTAAAAAAGACAGGGAAAAGCTCAAGCTTTCCCCTTATGAAAGTGGTGTGTTACCAAATATGCAGAAAAACACAATTTCAGCGCATTTTTTTCTCCTCGCGCTGTTGTTTATTTTGTTTGATATTGAAGTGATTTTTATGATTCCGTGGGCGATTGATTTTAAGCTGTTTAAATCTTTAGGGCTTGGGGGATTTATCGCGTTTGAAATGCTAAGCTTTGTCGCATTGCTTGTGCTTGGCTTTGTATATGCGTGGAAAAAAGGAGCGCTCAAATGGCAGAACACAAAATAA
- a CDS encoding RNA degradosome polyphosphate kinase — MHIQDSRMYFNRELSWLRFNTRVLDEAKNPHILLLDALKFVAIYGTNLDEFYMIRVAGLKRLYASGITEVGADKLTPLQQLSAIRKYLHTEQHSLENIFSNIKTQLAKENLYIKQVSELNADEKKTLKEYFTNYLYPVIVPVLVDSTHPFPHLNNLSFAIALKFKSAEGQFKYGMIRIPRILPRFFEIESGVFIPLEEIVGEFAQEFFQSYEIVSYTPFRVTRNADMEIEEEEADDFFQIMSEGIKTRRKGEIVRLEIGENDKDLLEFVNANIKVDSQDIYTFKIPYLINLSGLWQIVGSKAYAHLCSAPYNPKILPPLDSNTNIFATLDSADALLFHPYESFDSVVNFIQTAAKDPDVLSIRMTLYRVGKNSPIVQALIEAAENNKQVTALVELKARFDEENNLHWAKRLEAAGAHVIYGISGLKVHAKIALVIKKVGSTLKKYVHLSTGNYNPGTAKIYTDLSLLTSDKDFANDAIKLFHALSTGSAHKTMLQKLKIAPTQIKSELLSLIEGETNKGEAGCIIMKANAFVDIDIIQALYRASQAGVKVNLIVRGICCLRPGVKGVSENIRVFSIIGKYLEHARIYYFKNAQTPIYFASADIMPRNLERRIEILTPSLSEETNQKLLEILTIQLKDNTQIHELQSNGEYKKLVAGANEKPLSSQDMFEEMVSMLYNAAKKSQVTKAKKLVKRMMGES; from the coding sequence GTGCATATACAAGATTCTAGAATGTATTTTAATCGCGAACTTTCGTGGCTGAGGTTTAATACCCGCGTGCTAGATGAGGCGAAAAATCCGCATATTTTGCTTTTAGATGCACTAAAATTTGTGGCGATTTATGGGACAAATTTAGATGAATTCTATATGATACGCGTAGCAGGGCTTAAGCGATTGTATGCAAGTGGGATTACAGAGGTTGGTGCGGATAAATTAACGCCTTTGCAGCAACTAAGTGCTATCCGCAAATACTTACACACCGAGCAACACAGCCTTGAAAATATATTTTCAAACATCAAAACGCAACTTGCAAAAGAGAATCTCTACATTAAGCAGGTCAGCGAATTAAACGCGGATGAAAAAAAGACGCTTAAAGAGTATTTTACAAACTACCTTTATCCTGTGATTGTGCCGGTATTGGTGGATTCTACGCACCCTTTTCCACACTTAAATAACCTTTCTTTTGCCATTGCACTCAAATTCAAAAGTGCCGAGGGGCAGTTTAAATACGGAATGATTAGAATCCCACGCATTTTGCCACGATTTTTTGAAATAGAATCTGGCGTGTTTATCCCGTTAGAAGAGATTGTGGGCGAGTTCGCACAGGAGTTTTTCCAAAGCTATGAGATTGTGAGCTATACGCCATTTCGCGTAACACGCAATGCGGATATGGAGATAGAGGAAGAAGAGGCAGATGATTTTTTCCAAATTATGAGTGAGGGTATTAAAACGCGCAGGAAAGGCGAGATTGTGCGCTTAGAAATTGGTGAAAACGACAAAGATTTACTTGAATTTGTCAATGCAAATATCAAGGTAGATTCTCAAGATATTTACACTTTTAAGATTCCATATCTCATTAATTTAAGCGGATTGTGGCAGATTGTCGGAAGCAAGGCATATGCACATCTTTGCAGTGCGCCTTATAATCCAAAAATCCTCCCGCCACTTGATAGCAATACGAATATTTTTGCCACACTTGATAGCGCTGATGCACTGCTTTTCCACCCGTATGAAAGCTTTGATTCTGTGGTGAATTTTATCCAAACAGCGGCTAAAGATCCTGATGTGCTAAGTATCCGAATGACACTCTATCGCGTGGGCAAAAACTCGCCAATCGTGCAAGCACTCATCGAAGCTGCTGAAAACAATAAGCAAGTAACTGCGCTTGTGGAACTAAAGGCGCGCTTTGATGAGGAAAATAATTTGCACTGGGCAAAACGTCTAGAAGCCGCGGGTGCGCATGTGATTTATGGAATCTCTGGGCTTAAAGTGCATGCAAAAATTGCGCTTGTGATTAAAAAAGTCGGTAGCACATTGAAAAAATATGTGCATCTTAGCACAGGGAACTACAATCCGGGCACGGCAAAAATTTACACTGATCTTTCTTTGCTCACTTCAGATAAAGACTTCGCAAATGACGCTATCAAGCTTTTCCACGCACTTTCAACCGGTAGCGCACATAAGACAATGCTCCAAAAGCTAAAAATCGCGCCAACACAGATAAAATCCGAGCTTTTAAGCCTCATTGAAGGCGAGACAAATAAGGGAGAGGCTGGGTGTATCATTATGAAAGCAAATGCGTTTGTAGATATTGACATTATCCAAGCGCTGTATCGCGCATCGCAGGCGGGTGTGAAGGTTAATTTGATTGTGCGCGGGATTTGCTGTTTGCGTCCGGGCGTGAAAGGCGTGAGTGAAAATATCCGCGTGTTTTCAATCATCGGTAAATACCTTGAACACGCGAGAATCTACTATTTTAAAAACGCACAAACGCCTATTTACTTCGCTTCCGCGGACATTATGCCTAGAAATTTAGAGCGCAGGATTGAGATTCTCACACCTTCTTTGAGTGAAGAAACAAATCAAAAACTGCTTGAAATCCTCACAATCCAGCTCAAAGATAATACGCAAATACACGAATTACAAAGCAATGGTGAGTATAAAAAGCTTGTCGCAGGCGCGAATGAAAAGCCTCTAAGCTCACAAGATATGTTTGAAGAGATGGTGAGTATGCTTTATAACGCAGCGAAAAAAAGTCAAGTCACAAAAGCTAAAAAGCTTGTAAAACGTATGATGGGTGAAAGCTAG
- the nuoD gene encoding NADH dehydrogenase (quinone) subunit D, whose protein sequence is MAQVYTRLNPSFENIFFEREDSQLIVNFGPQHPSAHGQLRLILELDNERVVKATPDIGYLHRGVEKLAENMIYNEFMPTTDRLDYIAAVNNNYAFALSVERLIGVEVPLRAEAIRIILLELSRIISHIFFIGVHGMDVGALSIFLYAFKEREYGLDLMEDYCGARLTHNAMRIGGVPLDLPKDFIPKMLHFLDSMPKTIELIEGLLDNNRIWRARLENVGVIDENLVKAWGLSGIVARGSGVEVDIRKSEPYGIYDKLDFRVPMADSKDCYARYRLYMEEIRESAKLIRGAIEIYKSSKATIMAQDARYISAPKEDIMSKNYSLMQHFVLITQGMRPPIGEVYVPTESPRGELGFFINSQGAPYPYRLKVRAPCFYHTGVLQDLLVGHYLADVVTIIGSLNMIFGEVDR, encoded by the coding sequence ATGGCTCAAGTTTATACACGGCTTAATCCCAGCTTTGAGAATATCTTTTTTGAAAGGGAAGATTCTCAACTTATTGTCAATTTTGGTCCCCAGCACCCCAGCGCGCACGGGCAATTGCGCCTTATTTTAGAGCTTGATAATGAGCGCGTAGTAAAAGCCACGCCTGATATTGGTTATTTACATAGGGGCGTGGAGAAGCTTGCGGAAAATATGATTTATAATGAATTTATGCCCACAACTGATAGGCTTGATTATATCGCAGCAGTGAATAATAACTACGCCTTTGCACTTAGTGTAGAGAGGCTCATTGGCGTTGAAGTGCCACTGCGTGCGGAGGCTATACGCATAATTTTGCTTGAGCTTTCACGCATTATCTCGCATATCTTTTTTATCGGCGTGCATGGAATGGATGTTGGCGCACTTTCTATCTTTTTGTATGCGTTTAAAGAGCGTGAATATGGGCTTGATTTGATGGAGGATTATTGCGGTGCGAGACTTACGCATAATGCGATGAGAATCGGCGGTGTGCCACTTGATTTGCCAAAAGATTTTATTCCTAAAATGTTGCATTTTCTAGATTCTATGCCAAAGACAATTGAGCTTATCGAGGGCTTGCTTGATAATAACAGAATCTGGCGCGCGAGGTTGGAGAATGTCGGCGTGATTGATGAAAATCTTGTGAAAGCTTGGGGTTTAAGTGGCATTGTGGCGCGCGGAAGCGGCGTAGAAGTGGATATTAGGAAAAGTGAGCCTTATGGGATTTATGATAAGCTAGATTTTCGTGTGCCGATGGCAGATTCTAAGGATTGCTACGCGCGCTATCGTCTTTATATGGAAGAAATTAGAGAATCTGCAAAGCTCATAAGAGGGGCAATTGAAATTTATAAATCAAGCAAAGCAACCATAATGGCGCAAGATGCGCGCTATATTTCCGCCCCAAAAGAAGATATTATGAGTAAAAATTACTCGCTTATGCAGCATTTTGTGCTTATCACGCAAGGTATGCGCCCACCTATTGGCGAAGTTTATGTCCCCACAGAATCTCCACGTGGTGAGCTTGGCTTTTTTATCAACTCTCAAGGTGCGCCTTATCCGTATAGGTTGAAAGTGCGCGCTCCGTGTTTTTATCACACGGGAGTTTTGCAGGATTTGCTTGTGGGGCATTATTTGGCTGATGTGGTGACGATTATTGGGAGTTTGAATATGATTTTTGGCGAAGTAGATAGATAG
- a CDS encoding NADH-ubiquinone oxidoreductase subunit E family protein has protein sequence MKRFDLRHLHNDFLPRLQELLAQSEIGEVSFFLFEVDVFENTHKASLSAQECGAQILNSIRFNERDWTLIVRKVQNVSLIQNAQSCEVVK, from the coding sequence ATGAAGCGATTTGATTTGCGCCATTTGCATAATGACTTTTTACCGCGCTTGCAAGAGTTGCTTGCCCAAAGCGAGATTGGCGAGGTGAGCTTTTTCCTCTTTGAAGTAGATGTGTTTGAAAACACGCACAAAGCAAGTCTAAGCGCGCAGGAGTGTGGTGCGCAGATTCTAAACTCAATCCGTTTTAATGAAAGGGATTGGACTTTGATTGTGCGAAAGGTGCAAAATGTAAGCTTAATACAAAATGCGCAATCCTGTGAGGTGGTAAAATGA
- a CDS encoding NADH-quinone oxidoreductase subunit G, which produces MQEQTTQKLRIHIDGKEITCAENETILQVSRREGIEIPAICYVSKCSPTLACKLCMVEVDGKRAYACSAKVKEGMQILTHTDEINNERRAILQAYDVNHPLQCGVCDKSGECELQNYTLKFDIRAQEFFLADSPKARDSWAKVAYDPNLCIMCERCVTTCKDNLGEANLKAQKADFTPLDSALWKERMPKDALSVWNRKQKGVIGFVGQTPCYDCAECASVCPVGALIVSDFKYSANAWELRKTYTTCTHCAMGCLIIAESRHHNLKGTQKIYRISNDFEFEPICGSGRFANDEQSHKKGDIKDALQAFKNAQGVIVGDTCSNEELAILHILQKHFRLKLYNKSAQDFGAFLRVLQTNGAKLANLQSLENASCALSIGVRLESSAPTLRYKINKLIKFNKGFAFASFHPIKSKILTRLHRNVLVETYTPNALLETLEQIAARLKQSAEVEPNEASFFNKNLFENTRFIKGVILVGEESYKDANAQEIAQNLSALSKEFGFEILCIPPFGNALGMLGILHLDDCEEITPQSALVGVRARSLQGVSAQYVLDSNTLDSDILDSGAIAESASKGFAKSAFDAPDFALPAHTQIEGSVINLSFNLLPLRPSLPYDGFDLSDIAYALDSQNSAFLSDYTPYLKELNAGFVNVGNLQDLPNYYRNDGSPARGIHLEKEFLNVLKISHLHFSTRTQITESTNALLCHSPSHFNEITARASKNLQNKVGVYISKEFADAHNIESGAPLTLKDSQGATISANAYIDYDLEGEFFVISPLLENALEIFKGSLYVHLECELRKSNPDSKGNV; this is translated from the coding sequence ATGCAAGAGCAAACAACACAAAAGCTTAGAATCCACATTGACGGCAAGGAGATTACCTGCGCTGAGAATGAGACAATTCTGCAAGTATCACGTCGTGAGGGGATTGAGATTCCAGCGATTTGCTATGTGAGTAAATGCTCACCAACGCTTGCCTGTAAGCTTTGTATGGTGGAAGTTGATGGCAAGCGCGCGTATGCCTGCTCGGCAAAGGTGAAAGAGGGTATGCAGATTCTCACTCACACCGATGAAATCAATAATGAGCGCAGGGCGATTTTGCAAGCTTATGATGTCAATCACCCCTTGCAATGCGGTGTGTGCGATAAAAGTGGCGAGTGTGAGTTGCAAAACTACACGCTTAAATTTGATATCCGCGCGCAAGAGTTTTTTCTAGCAGATTCCCCAAAAGCGCGTGATTCTTGGGCAAAAGTGGCGTATGACCCAAATCTTTGCATTATGTGTGAGCGTTGCGTAACCACCTGCAAGGATAATCTAGGCGAGGCAAATTTAAAAGCGCAAAAGGCGGATTTCACCCCGCTAGATAGCGCGCTGTGGAAAGAGAGAATGCCAAAAGATGCGCTTAGCGTGTGGAATCGCAAGCAAAAAGGCGTGATTGGCTTTGTGGGTCAAACGCCTTGCTATGATTGCGCTGAATGCGCGAGTGTGTGTCCGGTGGGCGCGCTTATTGTGAGTGATTTTAAATACAGCGCGAATGCGTGGGAACTTCGCAAAACCTATACAACTTGCACGCATTGCGCTATGGGCTGTCTTATCATCGCGGAGTCACGACATCATAATTTAAAAGGCACGCAAAAAATCTATCGCATTAGCAATGACTTTGAGTTTGAGCCAATATGCGGGAGTGGGCGCTTTGCAAATGATGAGCAAAGCCATAAAAAAGGCGATATAAAAGATGCCTTGCAAGCCTTCAAAAACGCACAAGGCGTGATTGTTGGCGATACTTGTAGTAATGAAGAGTTAGCAATTTTGCATATTTTACAAAAGCATTTTCGCTTGAAGCTTTATAACAAAAGCGCGCAGGACTTTGGTGCGTTTTTAAGGGTTTTACAAACAAATGGTGCAAAGCTTGCGAATTTGCAATCCTTAGAAAATGCTAGCTGTGCGTTAAGTATCGGTGTGAGACTAGAATCTAGCGCGCCCACTTTGCGCTATAAAATTAACAAATTGATAAAATTTAATAAAGGTTTTGCGTTTGCCTCTTTCCACCCGATAAAATCAAAGATTTTGACGCGCTTGCATAGAAATGTGTTGGTTGAGACTTACACGCCAAATGCACTCTTAGAGACTTTGGAGCAAATTGCAGCGCGATTAAAGCAAAGTGCGGAAGTTGAGCCAAATGAAGCGAGCTTTTTTAATAAGAATCTTTTTGAAAACACGCGCTTTATTAAAGGTGTGATTTTGGTCGGGGAAGAATCGTATAAGGACGCAAATGCGCAAGAAATCGCACAGAATCTAAGTGCGCTAAGCAAGGAATTTGGCTTTGAAATTCTCTGTATTCCGCCTTTTGGCAATGCGCTTGGTATGCTTGGAATCTTGCATTTAGATGACTGCGAGGAAATCACACCACAAAGCGCGCTTGTTGGCGTGCGTGCGCGCAGTTTGCAGGGTGTGAGCGCGCAGTATGTGCTAGATTCTAACACTTTAGATTCTGATATTTTAGATTCTGGTGCTATTGCAGAATCTGCATCAAAAGGCTTTGCAAAGAGTGCTTTTGACGCGCCAGATTTTGCCCTGCCAGCGCACACACAGATTGAAGGAAGTGTGATTAATCTTTCTTTCAATCTTTTGCCATTGCGCCCGAGTCTGCCTTATGATGGTTTTGATTTGAGTGATATTGCGTATGCGCTAGATTCCCAAAATAGCGCGTTTTTGAGCGATTACACACCATATTTAAAAGAGCTTAATGCGGGCTTTGTAAATGTTGGTAATTTGCAGGATTTACCAAATTATTACAGGAATGACGGAAGCCCCGCGCGCGGGATACATTTAGAAAAGGAATTTTTAAATGTCTTAAAAATTTCACATCTGCATTTTAGCACCCGCACACAAATTACAGAATCCACAAACGCGCTTTTGTGCCACTCGCCCTCGCATTTTAATGAAATCACCGCACGTGCAAGCAAAAATTTGCAAAATAAAGTTGGCGTTTATATATCAAAAGAATTTGCAGATGCTCACAATATAGAATCTGGCGCGCCTTTAACTTTGAAAGATTCTCAAGGTGCTACAATTAGCGCAAATGCGTATATTGACTATGATTTAGAAGGGGAATTTTTTGTTATTTCACCACTGCTAGAAAATGCGCTTGAGATTTTCAAAGGAAGCTTATATGTGCATTTGGAGTGTGAATTGAGAAAATCTAACCCCGATTCTAAAGGAAATGTATGA